Genomic segment of Bemisia tabaci chromosome 9, PGI_BMITA_v3:
ATTATTATATTTAgatattaattaaaaaagtttttacgTTCAAACCCCACTGGCTGCCTGCACTATTGCGAAGAATCCACGCATCTGAAATACCAGAAATTAaaggaacattttaattttctatcgTCCAGGATATTTATATGAGCGTTACCGTTTGTTAAAAGTGCTCTCTATTTTAATGACTGGTATCATGGGCCTTCGCTCACTTGCTGGGAAATCATTCTGGATTAAATTCACGCCATTTGTCATTTTACTCAataaaggtttttttcttctttgaatgATACCTCCTCTGGATCAATTCAAACAAAGAGAATCCAAGTCACATCTAGATGGAACCTTGAAAAAGAGCTTTGAAGTCGTATCTCTCTTCAAGACTCCATGATAGAGATGCAATTTAATGCCATTATCCAcatctaaaattaatttttagacTTCGAAAATGTAACAAAAGGTAATTTGTGGCCAGCTGCACTCAAACTACATCGAACTTATCTCCCCTAAAAAGAGGAATTGGGTCCTTCCTGATCAATTCAGCCCGTTTAGTGTTGCAGAAATGTGACAACACCGGATTAtcttcatttaaacttatgttggataatcgattcttgtccgAGCTCCTGGcacctccaagaatcgatacatttacataggcttaaatggagagaaaacaatgttgccgatttgctggatccgccaatgtctcTCATTGcaacagagaaaactatttaGAGCTCATGTCTATCGTTGCGAATTAGGGTTTTTGCCTTCGAGGTTTCGAATTTGAGTTTGTCACGTTTAACAGACTtggcgcttttttttttttttgactaagTTAATATTTTACGATtaacttctctgaaataaaggaataaaaggtTGCATTAAGAATAACCTCTGTAATGGCCAACGATAACAACAGCGTGATTTGTATCCTCTATATTGTTGATGCCGCAATAGGGTGAATCGAATACTCCTGAGACGTAGTGctgaaaccaaaaaaaagttTCGCTAAAACCGCGCATGCATCTAgtacagaaagaaaccaagtcacTTTAAGATCGAAGCAAAAAAAGGCGGGTAGAAGATTAATTTCTATATGAAACTTGATCTTTGAGTTACACGAAACGCCGCTTTCCACATTCAAAGTATTTATTCCCCACTTTGAAATTCACCAAAGTGCGAATActttaacttaaaattattcataactcgTTGCTCCTCCAAAATGTGTCTCGGTTtcttttcgtttaatttttcaggaaacaggactcagctattttattcttgattcaaaatgaaatcttcttgacgacaaactcaagaatgtttctacctagatcaagtcactttttatctattgaaattcaaaaattatgctaaactttattaaatacggatgctaggactttattgagtttttggactaacACTCTTTCTgcgccgtagtatcttgatttattttgcgaggaaagctccgtactcataaaggatgcctgtcattcttaatatgttggagcgccttcaatgtcGTATGATAGTGTACAACGCCTCTGTTTTGAAATAGATGCTTTGAGGCGTCGTGGTAAgctgcggcgcgcggcgggcggccgGCTGGCTAGCGCGAtgcgcgcattgacgcctacaaacctaaggggatacttcaagcatcgcgcaTAATGTGTAgcatccccttaggtttgtaggcgctagtgcgcgtaTCGCGCTGGCAGCATGCCGCCGCTCGCGTATTGTTCGGGTTTTCTGAGGGACGCATAGATTTCGGATTGAAACGTCCTCCAATCTGAAATTTCCGACAATGTGGATTAGTATCAAGTTGGGTGTTTTCCGCCATATTCATTTACTGTATAAAAGATGACATTCGAAATACACCCAACGAAAATTGGACTTTACTTTGCAATTAACTTAGGACCGACAGTTATTGACTCATTTCTAAAtgcacttatctgcatagaaATACTAACGttcgtacgttgtttctaatgTAAGGTGGAAGTAtcagtccaaattgcaaaatgtagtccaattgtgccCATCGTTTCCTTgcacttttttttgtaaaaaatcgaaaaatggagaaaaataacaGATGCatgctgataaaaatatttgaattatcGTGTTACTTTTAATTAATGTAGTAAGTCGTACTATTTACGGCGAATTTAGGGCAGAGAACCAGGGGAGATccggaaaatgcattcctctgATTACGCCGTTCGTACTCATCACTCTTTTCTTCATtacatttcttcaagaaaactagctggcattttctctttaaatcgTCAACTGAAGTCCAGGGTtaatttgtgttttacttcccgtattgaccaaacttttgtgttgaaatttcccTCCGTGTGTAATCTGTAACTTTTCTGACtgtgagaaagaaaaatatttaaaattcttttATCACAATTTGACTTATGGCGCCCCCACACGAAGTTACTTGTCATTATGACAAAAGggaatgttcattttttcagagttttgGCTTTTTCAAATCGAAcaattgaggggtttggaggacaaggcgcataaatgcagattttgaagaaatcgaggtatttatgatttcaagttaaactAATCTTAATTCACGagctgtgaaaaattcattccaaaaatccaatttttaaacatcaaaaagtcagtttgaactttctttccgccatacggatccatataattttgaaacttcaaacgtgTATAACTCGGAATAGCAAGAACTGCATATACATAAGGACTTATaagtaacaatggcggatgtgaaaaattaccttttcgaaacacattcaagaAACTgatttggcatcgagaaaattttaagaaaatacttgagatgtgatcttcgagatctgtacattatgccagagccaaacatatcaAATTTGTGTGTGAAGagaacagttttttaagcgtgtttcgagaaggtaatttttcacatccgccattgttacatataaggcctcatatgcgccttgtcttccaaaccccttccattcatttttctcttactTGGAGTATCGGAGGAAAGAACATGAGTGTTGTGAGTGGACTGCGCTCTAGATGAGCCTCCAAACTGTTGCTCCGCACGGGTGCAAATTGAGCAATCTTCGCGTAAGGTTGCACAGTGTTTCTACAAACGCCGGTCCTTGCCTGGTAAGGATAATCGTCCGCTTTGGGCACCCCAGTTCCTTGCACGTACCACAGCGCGTCCTCGACGTCTCCACTTTCGCAGCCATGGTTTTCAGGGACGCAATCGACTAGAGCTACAACATTCCCCAAATTCTTCGGTtcccttacgaaagaacgtatctacatttcaatgttgtcaaattgcccctcgcaaatcgcatttttaccaggagaatcttggacatatctgtttgaaaattacaTCTTCTGATCgcatgcaatggagatgttgcatgtgtgagggatttgcggtttgactgttgtttcttatgtaaaagttcgcgagaaacacgatgatgccactggttttctctgaaatcatctcccaagctcaaaaaaaactctcaagttgaggctgaatggaggggatatcccaccctactctgagagtccacctatacatcaaaacaaactctccatgcaaagatagggagcaaatacattagcagggttgccactttatttggggactccaaaactgaaaacacgacaaccctgctaatgtatttgctccctatctttgcatggagagttcgtcttgatgtagaggtgggctctcagggtagggtgggatatcccctctatttaggcctcactttgagagctttttttgagcttgggagatgatttcagagaaaaccagtggcaccatcgtgtttctcgcgaacttttacataaggatcAATGGTCGAAtctcaaatccctcacacatgcaacatctccattggacaaACTTTGCACGGGTATTTCCTTGTAAAAATTCGAATATTTTAAGTCAACtatgcaactttggaatggagtacGTTCCCTCGCAGAGAAAATGACTAAATAATGTACGAATGGGTGCACAGAAGAGTCTCGATCATCCAAGTTTGAACTGAatcgcgttaagcaaaaaggaaccaagccatatcagctatttccaaaaactgggcaacttaattttttacacaaaaacagtcgtgcggatttttgtgctgaTTTAATGGAATTGTCtgcgtagtacgaagcaaatttttgaaaatgttcaaaataatccgcacaaacgttctattGTAAGCAATTACAATTTCCAGTTAAATTtgccaatagctgatgtggcttggttcctttttgcttaacttggTCTAATTATCAGCGTTTTTTTTTACGGTGGCCTCTTACATGGATTGAAAGGAATTTTGGGAGTCAATCTATTCAACTTTTGAGGTAAAAATATCGCAGTTCAGAAACGTTGTAATGCTATGCAGCAAAATTCTATTCAATATTTCTTCAAAGAATGATTTTTGCCAAAATAACCTCTTTTAAGGTAAAATGTATGCATTTTCACCTAATATCTATGGTGCATGGTTTTGTGGACTTACCTATTCATTTTCACCTAATACCTATTGCGCATGGTTTTGTGGCCTTACCTTGTTTTGAGAGCATTGTGACCCTTCCTTGTGTTCTAGCCATGAGGATCTCAACAACAGCGGCTGTCGTGAAAGCCCAACATGCGCCGCATTCTCTTCCATGTGCGGTCTGAAATTAGAATTAATAatgtatttctttatttatgcACGTAATATACGGAGACCCTCTAACGTCATAGCAGAGGTGGATTCAGTAATTTAGCAACATCGGAATAATTCCATTTCAACTCatgctaaatgatcgattcCTGTCGGAACACCTgacccctctaagaatcgatttatttccATAAGTTATATTGAAGAGCaatcaatgttgccaatttgctggaatCATTATTGCGTTATAGGTTTGATAATGTAAGTTCGTATCAGCGAAaaccattaaaacacgattctatgatcACTGCGCAACTGGACCATGAAAAgtgaagatttttttatttttttttaactttatttctttattgatttttaattgcattagattttgcaataaggagccactaattctggcccattttagaaacaacatgcatGCCATTGtcttccctatgcagatatgtgcttttatgggagaaccAGAGATAgctgttccttattgcaaaatgaaatccaatttATATTGACCATAGCGCAACTGGATCATGAAAAGTAAAGatcttttctgattttttttaactttatttttttaaatatttttattgctttttaatttatatattttattgttttttatttgtgtttattcatttattttgtaattgtatttttttattttttgtttttattatatttttgttgttgttttttatttttaatttttttatttatttgtttaaaatttttttcctcgaTGTCTACGAAGAAGAAAGTGTAATAAAACCGAAACTGACTTGAGATTCAACCGGTGGATACAGGTGAGCAGGAACACGCCAATCCTTGACGATGGGACCCTCAGGTTCGCGGCCGTAGTAGTGCAAAGTCTCGTAGGGGGCCGGTCTCCACGAGGGGGGCAGAGAACCACTCCGATCCTCGAAGCTAGGGTGGCGCTCCACCCTGCGCGGTGACGTAGAGCGACTCCTttcattcttcttcctcctACCAGAACGGCTTGTAGATCCGGACCCTGTCCAACCCCCCAACATCCGCGGCCGCAGACTGGTGCTTCCTTCGGGTCTTTTTGGGTTTATTTTAACCGCCCCAATGAGTGCGTTGAACTCCTCGCCTACATTAGAGTTTCAAGCTCATTGTTATTCTGgcatacactgggaaaaacacacacacatggacacattggatctagagtccagactcttaaaaacatcgacaagaaaaaataatcttgattcaatcggattttcgcttaaagcaagaaccaagcctcttaatttgagcggatttcctcttgatttaagcttataaatttgattgaatcaagagtaatttttcttgccaatgttttcaagaggctggactctggatccaatgtgtttttttccaacgGCAGAGAGACCCTTCATTGCTAcattggcaatggtggaagcttttgctCTCAGaggcctgattgttgaaatttaagtcggcacgacaagaatcgaaaatcggactactgcattttgcaatttggaactgtaaattctagcccggtttaaaaacaacgtatgtgccattagtttccctatgcacataagtgtttttcctgaagagccagaatttaaagttccaaattgcaaagtgcagtccaattgatgtattccacggcgcagatagggctatgtcctgtcttGTCTTGCCGACAGAACTTTTTAatgtttcaacaatcaggctgcaggactCCAACATTCGACGGTTCAtctacctactaggtggatgttGAGCGACGTGTTGGATTGAGCAACggaaacaaaccgaagttttgCTCATGCCGTAgcccaaagctcatcatccacctggTAGAGTTGGTAGGTCAAAAGCCGAAAGAAGGGTGATGGCTATTGCTCCCTTTTACTTGTCCATTAGGTAGTGTTAAATACCCTACGTAAAAGTTTCCACCAGTCGCCAAGAAGCCAGTGTGGGGTCTTTTGTCTCTGATATTTCGACATGTCTTTACTCTCCCCATATGGGTATTCTGGTATTACAATGCCCATATGAGTAGTATTACTCATATACTACCTTAGATATAGTACCTAGGCACAGCACCAATGGGTAGACCTTAGTGTTAGAGGAAGAAAATGTGCGTGAAACCGTGTTCCAGTTACTTGCCAAACGTATATAGGTATTATTTTTCAATGCTGACACTTTTGATCATAGTCTTTGAACGAGCGGACAGTTTAAAGCTTCTACTTGCAATTTAgaaaccttaattttttcttccgtatCTTGTATTTTTTGTGATGGTAAATCAATGTAATCCCTTTCTAGGTTATAATGCTGTTTTCGACTTAAGGTTGgcaaaaaatgccctttttatAATGTTATTTTGAGAACTTCCTGAAAACCCCCTTGACCGCAAACACCAAGGTAGGTTCTTCTAACGCAACCACCCAAAACTGACAAAAAGCGCAGTTGTTTCGGCGCTGTTTCAGTCTCTGAAAAACCAGAAAGTTAGACTCGACATTTTTTTGGCgcggtatattttatttttcattaaaactgcTTTAAGACTTCATGAAAACTTTTTCGAGAATCTCCTGTCAAAAGAACGTAAAATACAACACTCCTTCAGGAACAATACTAATTTAAGAGCTAAAATGGTTTTCAACGTGAACTATACGGCTGCGTCCTTCAACTGCGTCTGCAGCAaatgttgttacgaatatgttgtgcgtgctatTTTCAGCTGATTACATACtcaactctctgaaggcgtttcgtAAGCGCAAATAACGCATTCTGTTGGAGAACAATAGAAATGAATATCAAATAAATGCTTAATCCGTATCCTTTGTTCTCCAACAGAGTGCGCTATTTGCGCACATggaacgccttcagagagtcgagtatgtaatgaataAAATCAGCACACACAACATAttcgcaacaacaattgctgctgacagagttgaaggcgaactgacaaaCAGCTGAATCATTCATGTTGAGAAAAAATTTAGCACATGTACCCCAAGCGAAATCGCGGACCAATGAAAAGCGAATATTGCAGAGTTTCAACTCTGTTTCAAACTTCTCGCAAAGATTGAAAGGACATGACTGAGCGATTGGTCGATTTTGAGTGCTTGAACAGAGGTAGAACATACTTTCGCTTCATTTGCCATGccaggtaggtcaacagtttgaaaaaagggtgatgactgttgcacctttaaaattttcgattagGAAGTGATGAATCGCCGAAAATAAAAGTATCCAACTGCAGCCAGAGAGGCCACTCGATGCTCCTCATTATATCTATTCTGACGTCATGGGCGAAATTATATGTAAACTTCAATCCTAAACTGAGGGTTTTGGAGGACAATGAGTGTAtatgcagtttttactatttcaggaaaaaaatttttgaagtttcaacaTTACATGGAGCCTTTATGGTGGCAAAAAGGTTCAAATCCATATCTTGGTGCTCATAAATTGAATTTTAGACAAGCATTTTCGCAGAATATATTTTAGGGAATATATTTTTGGTTGAAATCATAAATATCTCATTTGTTTCTAAAACTGCTCTCATGAGCTTGTCTTCCAAGCAGCTCGATATAATTGcacccatttttttcttccctttttctttccctctcctttctccttcttcttcttaatACTTACTTACTTCTTAAATAATTACTTGAAATAAACCACTGGGCATAGTGAACTTCAATGTCAACGGAAAATAATCAAAGGCCCGTAAGGTCTAATTATGCTTTGCTTTTCTGTTGTAAATTaactatttaaaaatgaaagaaataacgGACGAAAATAGGGACTTTTTGGAAGGTGAGAAAAGAGAGGATAAGGATGAAAGTTCTCCGAGAAAGTCAAGTACCGGGAATGGAAAAGTTCTCGGGACTCATCGGGAAAGTTTTTATAACTATCTTCTTGTCTGGGGAACGACGCTTTCGCATGAAGGTTGCTTGGGTCTCAagaaagggccttttttggtaAGATGTATCTGAATCGAATGACATCagagataatggagatgttgcacatgtgtgaggaatttgagatttgactattgattctcatgtaaaagttcgcgagaaacacgatggcccCACTGattatctctgaaatcaactcccaagctcaaagaccgctctcaaagttgaggctgaaatggagaggatatcccacgctatcttgagagtccacgtctacatcaagacaaactctccatgcaaagattacAAATACATTACAGCAGGAAATacaggagcaaatacattagcagggttgccgtgttttcagttttagagtcctcaaataaagtgggagccctgtcaatgtattttctccgtatctttgcatgaagagtttgtcttgatgtagaggtggactctcaggacagcgtgggatgtcccctccattacggtactcaactttgagagcattttttgagcttggcagctgatttcagggaaaaccagtggcaccatcgtgtttctcgcgaacttttacataagaatcaacagtcaaatcgcaaattcctcacacatgcaacatcttcttTGCCGTTTTCTACATATCTACATCCGTAACAGCCACTTTTACGGCGCCCTATCTTCCCAAAGACCATCAGGGAGCTTTGGAGACGTATCCTACC
This window contains:
- the LOC109030308 gene encoding uncharacterized protein — translated: MMSKILNLFLILPHLVRSSDPIPSDLDPITLDSYSCDNHCNSLWGRVPLFNIPWTRGRRDKDDCVCGFNGIGLDQFMTYQCVQQSIWMPFRSKRKVAARGIQAQVGRMDARQRFEVFKAANGRRYASREEETRRFQIFQQNLATIDTLMAQPQGSVTFGVNAFSDYTSEEFNALIGAVKINPKRPEGSTSLRPRMLGGWTGSGSTSRSGRRKKNERSRSTSPRRVERHPSFEDRSGSLPPSWRPAPYETLHYYGREPEGPIVKDWRVPAHLYPPVESQTAHGRECGACWAFTTAAVVEILMARTQGRVTMLSKQALVDCVPENHGCESGDVEDALWYVQGTGVPKADDYPYQARTGVCRNTVQPYAKIAQFAPVRSNSLEAHLERSPLTTLMFFPPILQHYVSGVFDSPYCGINNIEDTNHAVVIVGHYRDAWILRNSAGSQWGLNGHFLVKKGRCGIGLSSFEVHTPYHVLRTPKRKFGS